Proteins encoded by one window of Companilactobacillus ginsenosidimutans:
- a CDS encoding HD domain-containing protein, whose amino-acid sequence MTINIEKLPREKVFRDPIHNYIHVQHKVILDLINTKEFQRLRRVKQLGTSSFTFQGAEHSRFTHCMGVYEITRLICDNFQRNYPSVTDDDGLWNDDERIVALCAALLHDLGHGPYSHAFEHIFNTDHEQWTQQIITSPETEINQVLRQVSSDFPEKVASVIAKTYENKQVVQMISSQIDADRMDYLLRDAYFTGTKYGMFDLTRILRVMRPYKGGIAFDANGMHAVEDYVLSRFQMYQQVYFHPVSRGMEVVLTKLLRRAKDLYEHNQMNGFEMPSLLVPFFENRVNINDYLALDDGILNTYFTLWLDYPDEILKDLSYKFLTRKPFKSAQYTEETQDKLPKLADIVEVAGFDKQYYTSTNTSYDLPYDVYNPRKHKSRTQIEIMQNDGSLIELSTVSRLVNALTGKILGDERFYFPKAMLEEHSDDIFSEEYTKFQKHIYNDMII is encoded by the coding sequence ATGACAATTAACATTGAGAAGCTTCCTCGAGAAAAAGTTTTTAGAGATCCAATCCATAATTACATTCATGTCCAACACAAAGTAATTCTTGATTTGATCAATACAAAGGAATTCCAAAGATTGCGTCGGGTCAAACAACTTGGGACATCATCATTTACTTTCCAAGGTGCCGAACATTCACGTTTTACACATTGTATGGGAGTTTATGAAATCACACGTTTAATTTGTGATAACTTTCAGCGTAATTATCCTTCAGTAACTGATGATGACGGACTTTGGAATGACGATGAAAGAATAGTCGCACTCTGTGCAGCACTGCTTCATGATCTTGGACACGGCCCTTATTCACATGCTTTCGAACATATTTTCAATACCGATCATGAGCAATGGACACAGCAAATAATCACTTCTCCCGAAACTGAAATCAATCAAGTATTAAGACAGGTATCATCTGATTTTCCTGAAAAAGTTGCTAGCGTAATTGCAAAGACTTACGAAAACAAGCAAGTCGTTCAAATGATTTCCAGCCAAATAGATGCCGATAGAATGGACTATTTGCTGCGTGACGCTTATTTCACGGGTACAAAATACGGTATGTTTGACCTAACTAGAATTCTCCGTGTAATGCGTCCATATAAGGGCGGAATCGCTTTTGATGCTAACGGAATGCATGCAGTGGAAGATTACGTCCTTTCACGTTTTCAAATGTATCAACAAGTTTATTTTCATCCAGTTTCTCGAGGTATGGAAGTTGTCCTGACTAAGTTGCTTCGCCGTGCCAAAGATTTGTATGAGCACAATCAAATGAACGGCTTCGAAATGCCCAGTTTGCTAGTTCCATTTTTTGAAAACAGGGTTAATATCAATGATTACCTAGCATTAGACGATGGAATCCTCAATACATATTTCACTCTCTGGTTAGATTATCCCGACGAAATTCTCAAAGATCTTTCATATAAGTTTCTCACTAGAAAGCCTTTCAAATCTGCTCAATATACAGAGGAAACCCAAGATAAATTACCTAAGCTCGCCGATATAGTTGAAGTGGCTGGATTTGATAAGCAATACTATACTTCAACCAATACAAGTTACGATTTGCCTTACGATGTTTACAATCCTCGTAAGCATAAAAGTCGTACACAAATCGAAATCATGCAAAATGATGGTTCATTAATTGAACTTTCGACAGTTAGTCGTTTAGTAAACGCTCTGACCGGTAAAATTTTAGGTGATGAACGCTTTTACTTCCCCAAAGCAATGTTGGAAGAACATTCAGATGATATTTTCAGTGAAGAATACACTAAATTTCAGAAACATATTTACAATGATATGATTATTTAG
- a CDS encoding glycerol-3-phosphate dehydrogenase/oxidase, whose product MKEFSNETRAENLQAMQNQELDLLVIGGGITGSGITLDAQSRGIQTGLVEMRDFASGTSSRSTKLVHGGLRYLAQFALKEVHEVGSERAIVYNNAPQITTPLKMMLPFYAGGTYGPFMTSVGLDVYDRLAGVKKSERKTMLEPNETVQREPYVKSDGLLGSGLYVEYRTDDARLTLEVAKKASELGALIANYTKVTDLLYDADGKVCGVKYEDMQSGETGEIHAKKVVNSCGPWVDDIRTIDGSNTGKHLHLTKGVHLVIDNAKFPISNSLFFDTPFHDGRMMFAIPREGKTYIGTTDTTWEEDPKEPNITVSDVTYILAAANQMFELPQKLTPDDVEAGWSGVRPLIQEEGKSPSEISRKDEIFQSDSGLLSIAGGKLTGYRKMAEKIVDLVGESLAETTDYTFQGQQTENLQLSGGDVGGDEGWSSYFDKMVHEGIVNYDLEREDAEKLVQRYGSNVADIYALLPDGEEKDGLPRVDWAMLQYGIKAEMVEHPIDYLLRRSSQMLFNINHMKEVKDGVINYMADFYNWDEATKKAMTDEVNTKLALTDLHEIKDAYAAHEA is encoded by the coding sequence ATGAAAGAATTTTCAAACGAAACTAGAGCCGAGAATTTACAAGCTATGCAAAACCAGGAATTGGATTTGCTTGTAATTGGTGGAGGTATTACTGGTAGTGGTATCACTCTTGATGCCCAATCACGTGGTATCCAAACTGGTTTAGTTGAAATGCGTGACTTTGCTTCAGGTACTTCAAGTCGTTCAACTAAGCTAGTCCACGGTGGACTACGTTATTTAGCCCAATTTGCATTAAAAGAAGTTCACGAAGTTGGTAGTGAACGTGCCATTGTTTATAACAATGCCCCACAAATTACAACACCATTGAAAATGATGCTCCCATTCTATGCTGGTGGTACATACGGACCATTTATGACATCAGTTGGTCTTGATGTTTATGATCGATTGGCCGGAGTTAAAAAATCAGAACGTAAAACAATGCTTGAACCAAATGAAACAGTTCAAAGAGAACCATATGTTAAATCAGACGGTTTACTAGGATCAGGATTGTATGTTGAATACAGAACTGATGATGCACGTCTAACACTAGAAGTTGCTAAAAAAGCTAGCGAACTTGGTGCATTAATTGCTAACTATACAAAGGTTACAGACCTTCTTTATGATGCCGACGGTAAAGTTTGTGGTGTTAAATATGAAGATATGCAATCCGGTGAAACTGGTGAAATCCATGCTAAGAAAGTTGTAAACTCATGTGGACCATGGGTTGATGACATTCGTACAATTGATGGATCAAACACTGGTAAACACCTTCACTTAACAAAGGGTGTTCACTTGGTTATCGATAATGCTAAGTTCCCTATCTCAAACTCATTATTCTTTGATACACCATTCCATGATGGTCGTATGATGTTCGCCATTCCTCGTGAAGGCAAAACATATATCGGTACAACTGATACAACATGGGAAGAAGATCCTAAAGAACCAAACATTACAGTTTCAGATGTTACATACATCCTTGCAGCTGCTAACCAAATGTTTGAACTTCCACAAAAGCTTACTCCAGATGACGTTGAAGCTGGCTGGTCAGGTGTTCGTCCACTTATCCAAGAAGAAGGTAAATCACCTTCAGAAATTTCACGTAAAGATGAAATATTCCAATCAGATTCAGGACTACTTTCAATCGCCGGTGGTAAATTAACTGGTTACCGTAAGATGGCTGAAAAAATTGTTGATTTAGTTGGCGAATCACTTGCTGAAACAACAGATTACACATTCCAAGGTCAACAAACAGAAAATCTTCAACTATCAGGTGGAGATGTTGGTGGTGACGAAGGTTGGTCATCATACTTTGACAAGATGGTTCACGAAGGTATCGTAAACTATGATCTAGAACGTGAAGATGCTGAAAAGCTTGTTCAACGTTACGGTTCAAATGTGGCTGATATCTATGCTCTTCTACCAGATGGTGAAGAAAAAGATGGACTTCCACGTGTCGACTGGGCAATGCTTCAATATGGTATTAAAGCCGAAATGGTTGAACACCCTATTGATTACTTGCTACGTCGTAGTAGCCAAATGCTCTTTAACATCAATCACATGAAAGAAGTTAAAGACGGTGTTATCAACTATATGGCTGATTTCTACAACTGGGATGAAGCTACTAAGAAAGCTATGACTGACGAAGTTAATACTAAGCTTGCATTAACAGACTTGCACGAGATTAAAGATGCATATGCCGCTCACGAAGCATAA
- a CDS encoding SLAP domain-containing protein: MKITKLIVAGAVALTLGGMTTSTVFATADDNNVSVNNQYDSDGQYNGDYQVINGEVLANNQTVLYNSKGEATSRSLAPGTYWIADRMLMSQGQPTLYRVSTDEWVKPSDVKFINPIGKSLVTARNDANLYDSDANIVGTLPAGMQYITDQRMTVHGVIMYRVSTNQWVKATDVNITR, from the coding sequence ATGAAAATCACTAAACTAATCGTTGCCGGTGCCGTAGCATTAACTCTAGGCGGTATGACAACATCAACTGTCTTCGCCACAGCCGATGACAACAACGTCAGTGTCAATAATCAGTATGATTCTGATGGACAATATAACGGTGACTATCAAGTTATCAATGGGGAAGTACTAGCAAATAACCAAACAGTACTTTATAACTCAAAGGGAGAAGCAACAAGCAGAAGCTTAGCACCCGGAACTTATTGGATTGCTGACAGAATGTTAATGAGCCAAGGACAACCAACACTTTATCGTGTATCAACTGATGAATGGGTAAAACCAAGTGATGTAAAATTCATCAACCCAATCGGTAAATCATTGGTAACAGCTAGAAATGATGCAAATCTATACGACTCAGATGCCAACATAGTAGGAACACTCCCAGCAGGAATGCAATACATCACTGATCAAAGAATGACAGTACACGGAGTAATCATGTACAGAGTTTCAACTAATCAATGGGTAAAAGCTACAGACGTTAATATCACACGTTAA
- the mscL gene encoding large conductance mechanosensitive channel protein MscL, producing the protein MFKEFQEFISRGSVVDLAVGVIIGAAFNTLVSALTTYLLNPLIGLLIGRIDLTDMKFTVFGANFLIGDFINALINFLIIMFVVFTIVRLMNKMRRDGSSSKFDNVQETDPQLEYLQQIRDLLRYQSQQQNNHRDRY; encoded by the coding sequence ATGTTTAAAGAATTTCAAGAGTTCATTTCACGTGGTAGTGTTGTCGATTTAGCTGTCGGTGTTATTATTGGTGCCGCTTTCAATACTTTGGTATCAGCATTAACTACCTACTTGCTTAATCCTTTGATTGGTCTATTAATCGGTCGAATTGATCTTACAGATATGAAGTTCACTGTTTTTGGTGCCAACTTCTTAATTGGTGATTTTATCAATGCACTTATTAACTTTTTAATCATTATGTTCGTTGTCTTTACTATTGTTCGTTTGATGAATAAGATGCGTCGTGATGGTTCTTCTAGTAAGTTTGATAATGTTCAAGAAACTGATCCTCAACTTGAGTATCTTCAACAAATTCGTGATTTGTTGAGATATCAATCACAACAACAAAATAATCACCGCGATCGTTATTAG